In Tripterygium wilfordii isolate XIE 37 chromosome 23, ASM1340144v1, whole genome shotgun sequence, one genomic interval encodes:
- the LOC119993070 gene encoding mitochondrial outer membrane protein porin of 34 kDa-like: MAKGPGLYSDIGKKARDLLYKDYQADHKFTITTYSPTGVAITSSAVKKGELFVADINTQLKNKNVTTDIKVDTNSNLLTTITVDEPAPGLKTIFSFRVPDQRSGKVELQYLHDYVGISSSIGLTANPVVNFSGVIGTNVVGLGTDLSFDTKTGNFTKCNTGLSFSNADLIASLTLNDKGDSVNASYYHIVKPLTNTAVGAEISHSFSTNENTITLGTQHALDPLTSVKARVNNFGKASALIQHEWRPKSLFTLSGEVDTKAIEKSAKLGLALTLKP; this comes from the exons ATGGCCAAGGGTCCCGGTCTCTACTCTGACATCGGCAAGAAAGCCAGGG ATCTTCTATACAAGGACTACCAGGCTGACCACAAGTTCACTATAACAACCTATTCTCCCACTGGAGTT GCCATAACTTCATCAGCAGTAAAGAAAGGGGAGCTGTTTGTTGCTGACATCAATACCCAGCTTAAGAACAAGAATGTAACCACTGATATTAAAGTGGATACGAACTCCAAT TTGCTTACAACCATTACAGTTGATGAACCTGCTCCTGGGTTGAAGACAATTTTTTCCTTCAGAGTTCCTGATCAAAGGTCAGGAAAG GTGGAACTTCAATATCTGCATGACTATGTGGGGATAAGCTCAAGCATTGGGTTGACAGCAAACCCTGTTGTTAACTTCTCTGGTGTAATCGGTACTAATGTTGTTGGACTTGGTACTGATCTCTCATTTGACACCAAAACTGGCAATTTCACCAAATGCAATACTGGTTTGAGCTTTTCAAATGCAGATCTGATTGCTTCATTGACTCT GAATGACAAGGGTGACTCAGTTAATGCCTCCTACTACCACATTGTGAAACCATTGACTAACACAGCTGTTGGTGCTGAGATTTCCCATAGCTTCTCAACCAATGAGAATACTATCACTCTGGGCACTCAACATGCTTTGGATCCATTGACTTCTGTGAAGGCACGCGTTAACAATTTTGGCAAGGCAAGTGCTCTCATCCAGCATGAATGGCGGCCAAAATCACTGTTCACTTTATCTGGAGAGGTAGACACAAAGGCCATCGAAAAGAGCGCGAAGCTTGGATTGGCTTTGACTCTTAAGCCATGA